The DNA region GCACCGGGTGCTCGACGCCCAGCTGGGCACCAAGTGGCGCGAACGGTTCAGCGACTTCGACGACACCCCCGTCGCCTCGGCCAGCATCGGCCAGGTGCACAAGGCGGTGTGGGCCGACGGACGTCCGGTAGCGGTCAAGATCCAGTACCCCGGTGCCGACGAGGCGCTACGCGCCGACCTGAAGACCATCCGGCGACTGACCGGTGTGTTCAAGCAGTTGGCCCCCGGCGTGGACGTCAAGGGCGTCATCGACGAATTGATCGAGCGCACGGAGATGGAGCTGGATTACCGGCTCGAGGCCGACAACCAGCGGATCTTCGCCAAGGCGTACGCCGGCCACCCGCATTTCCACATCCCCAACGTGGTGGCCAGTGCTCCCAAGACGGTGATCCAGGAGTGGATCGACGGCGTCGGGATGGGCGAGATCATCCGCAACGGCACCGTCGAGCAACGCGATCTGATGGGCACCCGGCTGGCCGAGTTCACCTGGGACGCCGCCCGCCGGCTGGAGTTGATCCACGGTGACGCCCACCCGGGCAACTTCATGCTGCTGCCCGATGGCCGGATGGGCATCATCGACTTCGGTGCCGTGGCGCCGATGCCCGGCGGGTTCCCCCCCGAGTTGGGCGCCTCGGTGCGCTACGCGCGCGACAAGGACTACGACAAGGTCATCGAGACCATGCGCAAGGGCGGGTTCATCCAGGACGGCAAGGACGTCTCGGTGCGCGAGATCGATGAGATGCTGCGCCAGTACGTCGAACCGGTGGAAGTCGAGGTGTTCCACTACACCCGCAAATGGCTGATGCGGATGGCCGGCAAGCAGCTGGAACGGCCCGTCGAGCAGCTCAAGACCGCCCGCCAATTGGACCTGCCGCCCAAACTCGCGATGCCGATGCGGGTGCTGGGGTCGACCACGGCGATCATGTGTCAGCTCGATGCCCACGTGCCGATCAAGCGGCTCTCCGAGGAACTGGTGCCGGGCTTCAACGCACCCGAGGACGTCTCCGCCTAGCGCTCAGGCTGCCACCGGCTCCTTGCGCGGGCGGCCGCGAGGCCGTTTGCGGCCGATCACGACACCCCGGTCGAGGATCTCACCGCCCCACACCCCGCACGGCTCGGCACGCTGCAGGGCCGCCGCCAGGCACTGGCGACGGATCGGGCACTGACCGCACTGGGTCTTGGCGCGTTCCAGGTCGGCGGGGTCGTCGGCGAACCATAGATCGGGGTCGCTGTTGCACGGGAATTCGGGTTGGTCGGTCATCGTCGGTCACCTGTTCTGGGAAGAATGCAAAAAAATGGCCACGGCCCCTTCGCGGGTCCGTGGCCATCGGGTGGCTGAGTTCTCAAAAGTGTCAGACGAAACCCCGATGCACGGACTCTGCGGCCGCGGCGGCATGCGCGCCGGCGGCACGTGCGGCAGCGGCCGCACGTACGAGGAAGGCACCCGGGGTGGTCATGGTCGCCAAGGTTAACCGCCGGCCCGGGAGCCGCACAACCGAATTTTCGGGCCGGGTACTCAGCCCCGGTTGCGGACGAGTTCGAGCACGTCGGAACCGAACTGTTCGAGTTTGCGCGCACCGATGCCCGGGATCGCGACCAGTGCCGCCTCGTCGTCGGGCAGCATCTCGGCGATCGCGGTGAGCGTGTTGTCGGAGAACACGATGTAGGCGGGCACCTTCAGCTCGGTGGCGGTACGCAGCCGCCAGTCCTTGAGGGCGACCAGCAGTTCGGTGTCGACATCGGCGGCGCAGGTCTCGCAGCGGCTGAGCATGATGGCCGCGGGGGTGTCCAGCGCCTTGTTGCAGATCCGGCAGAACTTGGGGGCGCCGCGGGCCTTGCGCCGGGAGCTCGAACCCCGACCGGCGCCTTCTGCGGCCTGCGGGGCGATACCGCTGAGGAAGCGGGACGGCCTGCGGCCCGCCCGTCCGCCCGGGGCCCGGGCCAGCGCCCAGCTCAGCGTCAGGTGGATCCGGGCCCGGGTGACGCCGACGTAGAGCAGTCGGCGTTCCTCCTCGACGGCCTCACTGTCCGGGCCGTGTGCCAGGGCGTGCGAGATCGGCAGGGTGCCGTCGGCCAGGCCGACCAGGAACACCGCGTCCCATTCCAGCCCCTTGGCGGCGTGCAGTGAGGCCAGTGTGACGCCCTGCACGGTCGGCGGGTGCCGGGAGTCCGCGCGCATCCGCAGCTCGGTCAGCAACGCGGGAAGATCGAGGTCCGGGCGTTGCGCCACCTCGTCGTCGACGAGTTCGGCCAGCGCACCGAGCGCCTCCCACCGCTCCCGGGCTTTGGCGCCGGCCGGGGGTTCGGCGGTCAGTCCCAGCGGCTCGAGGACGCCGCGCACCACGGCGGGAAGCGGCCCGTCGGCGCCGCGCTCGGCGGCACGCTGCAGGGCGACCAGCGACTGGCGGATCTCCTGGCGGGTGAAGAACCCCTCGCCCCCGCGCACCTGGTAGGCGATGCCGGCCTCGGTCAACGCCTCCTCGTAGACCTCCGACTGCGCGTTGATCCGGTACAGCACGGCGATCTCGGCCGGTGCCACACCGTCGCGGATGAGACCGGCGATGGACTTGGCCACCGCGGCGGCCTCGGCGACCTCGTCGGGATGCTCCCGAAACGTCGGTGTCGGCCCGGAATCGCGCTGGCCGATCAGCTTCAGTTTGCTGCCGGCCACCCGCCCGCGCGCGGCGGCGATCACCCGGTTGGCCAGTGACACCACTTCCGGTGTGGACCGGTAGTCGCGTTCCAGCCGCACCAGGGTGGCGTCGGGGAAGCGCCGGGTGAAATCCAGCAGGTAGCGCGGCGAGGCCCCGGTGAACGAGTAGATGGTCTGGTTGGCGTCGCCGACCACGGTCAGGTCGTCGCGCTCCCCCAGCCAGGCCGACAGCACCCGCTGCTGCAGCGGCGTGACGTCCTGGTATTCGTCGACGACGAAGCAGCGGTAGCGGTCCCGGAATTCGGTGGCCACCGCGGCGTCGTTCTCGATCGCGGCGGCGGTGTGCAGCAGCAGGTCGTCGAAGTCGAGCATCGCGACCTCACCGCGGGCCTTGAGCGCCTCATAGCCGGCGTAGACGTCGGCCAGTTTGGTCGCGTCCAGCGGGATGTCCCGGCCGGCTTCGGCCACCGCCGCCGGGTATTGCTCCGGTCCGATCAGGGATGCCTTGGCCCATTCGATCTCGCCGGCCACGTCGCGGACGTCGTCGTTGCTCAGGCGCAGGCCGGCGTGCCCGGCCGCGCGTGCGACCACCCCGAATTTGCGGTCCAACAGTTCCCAGGAGGTGTCGCCGACCACCCGCGGCCAGAAGTAGCGCAACTGGCGGCGGGCGGCGGCGTGGAAGGTCAACGCCTGTACCCCGCCGACCCCGGCGGCCGCACCCGATCCGGCCGCCGAACCCAGCGCCCGCAACCGCGACCGCATCTCCCCGGCGGCGCGCTGGGTGAACGTCACCGCCAGCACCTGTCCGGGTGCCACATGGCCGCCGGCCACCAGTTGGGCGATCCGGTGGGTGATGGTGCGGGTCTTGCCGGTACCGGCGCCGGCCAGCACGCACACCGGCCCGCGCGGTGCCAGCACGGCGGCACGCTGCTCCTCGTCGAGTCCGGCGATGAGCGCATCCATGGCGTCCATCTTGGCAGGCGCCCCCGACGGCCCCGGACGCCGATTCGGGAATCATCGCGCCACCGATTAGGTTTGGGCAGTTATGGACCAGCTCGTCATGTACACGACCCAATGGTGTGGCTACTGCCGGCAGCTCAAGGCGGCGTTGAAGAATCTCGGGATCGACTACACGGAGATCGATATCGAGCAGGACCCCACGGCGGCGGAGTTCGTCAGCTCGGCCAACGGCGGTAACCGCACGGTGCCGACGCTGCGGTTCGCCGATGGTTCCACGCTGACGAACCCGACCGGGCGTGAGGTGAAGGCGAAGCTGGAGCGCCTCGGCGGGTAGACCGCCGGCTCAGTCGCACTCGGCCCAGGACTCGATGATGGTCCGGGCGATCGAGATCGATCCGGGCAGCAGCAGTTTCGCATCCGGGTCGCCGTTGTTCCAGGCGCCGGCCGACAGCGCGGCCCGGACCTCGTCACGGGTGAACCAGTTGGCCTCGGTGATCTCGCCGTCGCTGAATGCGAACGTCTGCCCCGGGTCGGCGACGGCATGGAAGCCGACCATCAACGACCGCGGGAACGGCCACGGTTGGCTGCCCAGATAGGTCACGTCGCGCACCGACAGCCCGACCTCTTCGTGGACCTCGCGGACCACGCAGGCCTCGAACGATTCGCCGGCCTCGACGAAGCCGGCCAGCAGCGAGAACATCCGGACCGGCCAGTTGTGCTGCCGGGCCAGCACCACCCGGTCGGCGCCGTCGTGCACCAGGCAGATCACGGCGGGGTCGATACGTGGGAACTCCTCGACGCCGGTGAGCGGATTGGCCCGCGCCCAACCACCGCGGACCGGCTTGGTCGGGGTTCCGTCGACGGCCGAGAACCGGGCGTTGTCGTGCCAGTTGAGCAGCGCGATCGCCGAGGACACCAGTTGCGCGCTGACGTCGTCGAAAACATCACCGGTCGCGCGGATGTCCAGCACCGAGACGTCGGCTCCGTCCGGCGCCTGCAGTGCACCGCGCACCGCCCAGACATGCCTGCCGTTCTCGATCCGGCCCAGAAAGACCGCATCCACCGGCGGGGTCTCGCCGAGTTCGCGGGCGTCCTGCAGCACGACGCGGCCGTCGGCCACCAATACCTGGTTGCGGGGGTCGACCCGCAGCAGTGCGGCGGTCGGCCAGCCGGCGACGGCGGCATCGGTGTCGGTGCGCAACTGATCCGAACGGTCGGCCCCGACGCGTGACAGCAGCGGTACCCGGCGTAGCTGGAAATTCACTAGGCGCTCACCGTCTTGACGTAGAGCAGGCGGTCGCCCGCTTCGATCACGTCCACCTCCGGCGTGTCCAGCCGCAGTAGCCGGCCGTCCCTCACCACCGCGAGCACGATCTCGTTGAGGTGCTTGGCCGATCCGCCGACCTCCGCCTGCTCCACCTCCCTCTCGGTGATGGCGTACCCGGCGTCCGGGGTGAGCAGATCCTCGATGATGTCGACGACGTTGGGGGTGGTGGTGGCGATGCCCAGCAGCCGCCCGGCGGTCTCGGAGGACACCACCACCGAGTTGGCGCCGGACTGTTCCAGCAGATGCTGGTTCTCGGCTTCCCGGATGGCGGCGACGATGGTGGCCTGCGGGGCGATCTCCCGGGCGGTCAGGGTGACCAGCGCGGCGGTGGCATCGGAGCCGGTGGCTACCACGATCGCCGCGGCCCGCTGGGCGCTGGCCAGTCGCAGGACGTCCGAGCGGGTCGCATCGCCGTCCACCGTGACCAGTCCGGCACTCTTGGCGCGGTCGAGCACCGACCGGTCGTTGTCCACCACGACGATGTCGCTCGGAGTGGTCTCGTCGTCGCCGAGCATCGCCGCGATCGCGGTCTTGCCCTTGGTTCCGTAGCCGATGACGATGGTGTGATCGCGCACTCTTCTCCTCCAACGCTGAATGCGGAATGCCTGCTGGGACGTCTCGGTGAACGCTTCCACGGTCGTTCCGACCAGCAGGATCAGGAAGGCGATCCGCAGTGGGGTGATGATCGCGACGTTGATCAGGCGCGCGAACTCGGTGACCGGCGTGATGTCGCCGTATCCGGTGGTGGACAGGGTCACCGCCGAGTAATAGAGGCAGTCCAGGAACGTCAGGCGCCCGTCCTGCACATCCTCGTAGCGCACATCCTGGTAACCGTCGCGGTCCAGGTAGACCAGCACCGTGGAGACCAGCAGCGCACCGAGCGCGATGAGCGTGCGCCGATAGACGGTGCGGCCCGGGCCGGACTGGCCGTGCGGGATGCGGAGCACACCCACGAGCGCGTGACTGGGTTGGGCGGTCAGCGTCTCATCGAGACGACGCAACCGCCGCCAGCTAGCTCCCGCCACGGCGAGCGGTCATCGGTCGGCCTGACGCACGGACCCACTGTAGCCACTCCCGTTGTCACCGGCTCAGCAGTGCGGCCAGCTCGGGCAGATCGGGAAGCTCGTCGGCGATCACGGTGGTCCCGGAACGCACGTAGTGGAAGGCGGCACGCACCTGTGCCGGCGGGCATCCGGTCAGCGCGGACCAGGCCAGCCGGTAGACGCCCAACTGGATGGTGGCGTGTCGGCGTTCCTCGGCGCCTTTGGGTGCGGCCCCGGTCTTCCAGTCCACCACCGTCACGCCACCGTCCCGGTCGGCGAACACCGCGTCGATGCGCCCCCGGACCACGGTCTGCCCGACGGTCATCTCGAACGGCACCTCGACGTCGGTGGGAGTACGGGCCGACCACGGCGAATTCAGGAACGCCGCCTGCAGGTCCGCCAGTTCGCGGGCATCCGCCCGGGCGACGTCGGCATCGGCGGCACCGGGCAGGTCGTCGAGTTCGAACAACCGCTCCGCCCCGTAGAACCGCTGCACCCAGTCGTGAAACGCGGTGCCCAGCAACGCATGCGGGTCCGGGCGGCCCGGGAGGCGGCGGGTCAGTCGCTGCGCGGCACCGTCGGGGTCTCGGCTCAGCTCCACCAGGTTGCTGACCGAGAGCAGGCCGGGCAGCCGCCGGACCGGGGGTTCGACGACGGCGGCCTGTTCGGCCAGCAGCGCGTCGACGTCGGCCGCCCAGGAGCCGGCCTCCGCCGACTCGTCCGCGGGCGCACCGTCGCGCAGTGCCGCGGCGACCAGCGCGGCACCGCGTTCCACGTCGCCGCGCCGGCCGCCCAGCGGATCGACCGGCCATGTCCCCTCGACGACGGTGTCGGTCAACGGGTTCTGCGCTCCGGCGACCGGTTCCGGCGCCCAG from Mycolicibacter sp. MU0083 includes:
- a CDS encoding potassium channel family protein — encoded protein: MAGASWRRLRRLDETLTAQPSHALVGVLRIPHGQSGPGRTVYRRTLIALGALLVSTVLVYLDRDGYQDVRYEDVQDGRLTFLDCLYYSAVTLSTTGYGDITPVTEFARLINVAIITPLRIAFLILLVGTTVEAFTETSQQAFRIQRWRRRVRDHTIVIGYGTKGKTAIAAMLGDDETTPSDIVVVDNDRSVLDRAKSAGLVTVDGDATRSDVLRLASAQRAAAIVVATGSDATAALVTLTAREIAPQATIVAAIREAENQHLLEQSGANSVVVSSETAGRLLGIATTTPNVVDIIEDLLTPDAGYAITEREVEQAEVGGSAKHLNEIVLAVVRDGRLLRLDTPEVDVIEAGDRLLYVKTVSA
- a CDS encoding WhiB family transcriptional regulator, whose translation is MTDQPEFPCNSDPDLWFADDPADLERAKTQCGQCPIRRQCLAAALQRAEPCGVWGGEILDRGVVIGRKRPRGRPRKEPVAA
- the nudC gene encoding NAD(+) diphosphatase → MNFQLRRVPLLSRVGADRSDQLRTDTDAAVAGWPTAALLRVDPRNQVLVADGRVVLQDARELGETPPVDAVFLGRIENGRHVWAVRGALQAPDGADVSVLDIRATGDVFDDVSAQLVSSAIALLNWHDNARFSAVDGTPTKPVRGGWARANPLTGVEEFPRIDPAVICLVHDGADRVVLARQHNWPVRMFSLLAGFVEAGESFEACVVREVHEEVGLSVRDVTYLGSQPWPFPRSLMVGFHAVADPGQTFAFSDGEITEANWFTRDEVRAALSAGAWNNGDPDAKLLLPGSISIARTIIESWAECD
- a CDS encoding ABC1 kinase family protein gives rise to the protein MDDGHVSEIKRGSAARNAKLASLPVGFAGRAALGFGKRLTGKSKDEVTAELMEKAANQLFTVLGELKGGAMKVGQALSVMEAAIPEEFGEPYREALTKLQKDAPPLPADKVHRVLDAQLGTKWRERFSDFDDTPVASASIGQVHKAVWADGRPVAVKIQYPGADEALRADLKTIRRLTGVFKQLAPGVDVKGVIDELIERTEMELDYRLEADNQRIFAKAYAGHPHFHIPNVVASAPKTVIQEWIDGVGMGEIIRNGTVEQRDLMGTRLAEFTWDAARRLELIHGDAHPGNFMLLPDGRMGIIDFGAVAPMPGGFPPELGASVRYARDKDYDKVIETMRKGGFIQDGKDVSVREIDEMLRQYVEPVEVEVFHYTRKWLMRMAGKQLERPVEQLKTARQLDLPPKLAMPMRVLGSTTAIMCQLDAHVPIKRLSEELVPGFNAPEDVSA
- a CDS encoding ATP-dependent DNA helicase UvrD2 — encoded protein: MDAMDALIAGLDEEQRAAVLAPRGPVCVLAGAGTGKTRTITHRIAQLVAGGHVAPGQVLAVTFTQRAAGEMRSRLRALGSAAGSGAAAGVGGVQALTFHAAARRQLRYFWPRVVGDTSWELLDRKFGVVARAAGHAGLRLSNDDVRDVAGEIEWAKASLIGPEQYPAAVAEAGRDIPLDATKLADVYAGYEALKARGEVAMLDFDDLLLHTAAAIENDAAVATEFRDRYRCFVVDEYQDVTPLQQRVLSAWLGERDDLTVVGDANQTIYSFTGASPRYLLDFTRRFPDATLVRLERDYRSTPEVVSLANRVIAAARGRVAGSKLKLIGQRDSGPTPTFREHPDEVAEAAAVAKSIAGLIRDGVAPAEIAVLYRINAQSEVYEEALTEAGIAYQVRGGEGFFTRQEIRQSLVALQRAAERGADGPLPAVVRGVLEPLGLTAEPPAGAKARERWEALGALAELVDDEVAQRPDLDLPALLTELRMRADSRHPPTVQGVTLASLHAAKGLEWDAVFLVGLADGTLPISHALAHGPDSEAVEEERRLLYVGVTRARIHLTLSWALARAPGGRAGRRPSRFLSGIAPQAAEGAGRGSSSRRKARGAPKFCRICNKALDTPAAIMLSRCETCAADVDTELLVALKDWRLRTATELKVPAYIVFSDNTLTAIAEMLPDDEAALVAIPGIGARKLEQFGSDVLELVRNRG
- a CDS encoding mycoredoxin gives rise to the protein MDQLVMYTTQWCGYCRQLKAALKNLGIDYTEIDIEQDPTAAEFVSSANGGNRTVPTLRFADGSTLTNPTGREVKAKLERLGG